From the Limanda limanda chromosome 2, fLimLim1.1, whole genome shotgun sequence genome, one window contains:
- the galnt7 gene encoding N-acetylgalactosaminyltransferase 7, with amino-acid sequence MRLKVGFVLRSLLFIGTFLGLVVLWSSLSPKPSDESPFGKRDDSLQHKGEPADPFKPVVPWPHVEGVEVDLNAIRVKHGGANQPPNPDKQPNQKQVIQQQYVTFKPHSHAYTDPVLQKGVLGNLEPKEPEPQGVSDGPGEGAKPLVLGPEYKDSVQASIKEFGFNMVASDMISLDRTISDIRHEECKYWQYDERLLTSSVVIVFHNEGWSTLMRTIHSVIKRTPRRYLAEIVMIDDFSNKVHLKERLEEYLKQWNGLVKLFRNEKREGLIQARSIGAEKANKGQVLIYLDAHCEVGINWYAPLVAPISKDRTVCTVPLVDSIHGQKFTIEAQGGGDKDGFARGAWDWSMLWKRVPLGDREKPLRKTLTEPYRSPAMAGGLFAIERDFFFELGLYDPGLQIWGGENFEISYKIWQCGGQLLFVPCSRVGHIYRLHGWEGNPPPAHVGSSPTLKNYVRVVEVWWDDYKDYFYASRPETLTLAYGDISELKRFREEHRCKSFKWFMEEIAYDIPLHYPLPPKNVEWGEIRGFESSYCIDSMGHTNGGNVEIGPCHRMGGNQLFRINEANQLMQYDQCLTRGEDNSAVIITHCETNQHTEWKLFKDLHRFTHVPTGRCLDRSDLLHKVFISDCDNDKTTQKWEMNNIVAV; translated from the exons ATGAGGCTGAAAGTGGGATTCGTTTTACGGAGTTTGCTCTTCATTGGGACCTTCCTCGGTCTGGTGGTGCTCTGGTCGTCTCTATCGCCCAAACCCAGCGATGAAAGCCCATTTGGAAAACGG GATGACAGTTTGCAGCATAAAGGAGAGCCAGCAGATCCTTTTAAACCTGTGGTGCCCTGGCCTCATGTGGAGGGGGTGGAAGTGGACCTCAATGCCATCAGAGTCAAACATG GAGGAGCTAATCAACCACCCAACCCTGACAAACAGCCAAACCAGAAGCAGGTGATCCAGCAGCAGTATGTGACATTCAAGCCCCACTCACATGCCTACACCGACCCTGTCCTACAGAAAGGTGTTCTGGGAAACTTGGAGCCAAAGGAACCAGAGCCTCAAGGGGTCTCTGATGGTCCTGGTGAGGGAGCTAAGCCATTAGTTCTGGGTCCAGAGTATAAAGACTCCGTCCAGGCTTCCATCAAAGAGTTTGGCTTCAACATGGTGGCTAGTGACATGATCTCACTGGACAGAACCATCAGTGATATACGCCATGAAGA GTGTAAATACTGGCAATATGATGAAAGACTGCTAACCTCTAGTGTGGTGATCGTCTTCCATAATGAAGGCTGGTCTACACTGATGAGAACCATCCATAGTGTCATCAAGAGGACTCCCAGGAGATACCTGGCAGAGATAGTCATGATAGATGACTTCAGCAACAAAG TTCATCTGAAGGAGCGTTTGGAGGAGTACCTCAAGCAATGGAATGGTCTTGTCAAACTCTTCAGAaatgagaagagagaaggacTGATCCAGGCCAGGAGTATAGGAGCAGAGAAGGCCAATAAAGGACAG GTCCTGATCTACCTGGATGCTCATTGTGAGGTGGGAATCAACTGGTATGCTCCACTGGTGGCTCCCATTTCAAAAGACAG AACGGTGTGCACGGTGCCTCTGGTCGACTCCATCCATGGCCAGAAGTTCACCATCGAGGCCCAGGGTGGCGGGGACAAGGATGGCTTTGCTAGAGGAGCCTGGGATTGGAGCATGCTCTGGAAGCGAGTTCCTctgggagacagagaaaaaccACTCAGAAAAACTTTGACTGAGCCATATAG GTCTCCAGCTATGGCAGGGGGTCTCTTTGCTATAGAGAGAGACTTCTTCTTTGAGCTGGGTCTATATGATCCAGGACTGCAGATATGGGGAGGAGAGAATTTTGAAATATCATACAAG ATCTGGCAGTGTGGCGGCCAGCTGCTCTTTGTTCCGTGTTCTCGTGTCGGACATATCTACAGACTTCATGGATGGGAAGGCAACCCTCCGCCTGCACACGTTGGATCCTCACCCACTCTGAAG aacTATGTTCGTGTGGTGGAGGTATGGTGGGATGATTATAAGGACTACTTCTACGCCAGTCGTCCTGAAACTCTCACTCTAGCCTACGGAGACATCAGTGAGCTTAAACGCTTCAG GGAGGAACATCGATGCAAGAGCTTCAAATGGTTCATGGAGGAAATAGCGTACGACATTCCATTGCACTACCCTCTGCCTCCTAAAAATGTAGAATGGGGGGAG attCGTGGTTTTGAGTCAAGCTACTGTATTGACAGTATGGGACACACTAATGGAGGAAATGTGGAAATAGGACCATGCCACAGAATGGGGGGTAATCAG ttgttccGCATCAATGAAGCCAACCAGCTGATGCAATACGACCAGTGCCTGACCAGAGGAGAAGATAATTCCGCTGTCATTATCACACACTGTGAAACGAACCAGCACACTGAGTGGAAGCTCTTCaag GACCTCCATCGGTTCACTCATGTACCAACAG GGAGGTGTCTCGACCGCTCCGACCTGCTCCACAAAGTGTTCATATCGGACTGTGACAACGATAAAACCACTCAGAAATGGGAGATGAACAATATAGTGGCCGTATGA
- the si:dkey-9i23.8 gene encoding parapinopsin, with protein sequence MTPPSEISTTDTWHLHTVGGCGLSPHHTMAERWNGTLFMEYLWPEEKKWLLVALLGLEMVMGIVGNCLVLLVKVMCKGQFCCRYWLPFISLTLSDLGCSLLIISGSLLAMLTGGQRSPWCEVVSLLKFAFITSSIGSLAMLCVLRLIGRASTGSALFVVVVAACSASWVTGLVFGSIPVIYAWIKYDSAEMLCAVFWESSYSDMLVYILCAFSVCIFLPFLLIIVCSLLSAIGCGSNSNSDDEADLSAVTPLLVASYVLCYTPFVVSELILLGRLDLSPAPDWLRTLSSVMSYLDCGLNPLIYCSHQDFREAGLALLWTNRKPLSEPVLTAITKHEL encoded by the exons TGGCTGAAAGGTGGAATGGGACTCTGTTCATGGAATATCTGTGGCCTGAGGAAAAGAAATGGCTGCTGGTGGCCTTGCTGGGACTGGAGATGGTCATGGGAATTGTGGGAAACTGTCTTGTTCTGCTTGTTAAAGTCATG TGCAAGGGTCAGTTCTGCTGCCGGTATTGGCTTCCTTTCATCAGTCTCACTTTGTCAGATTTAG GCTGctccctcctcatcatctccgGCTCCCTGCTGGCCATGCTgacaggaggtcagaggtcccCATGGTGCGAGGTTGTCAGCCTGCTGAAGTTTGCCTTCATCACCTCGTCCATAGGGAGCCTAG CTATGCTCTGTGTGCTGCGGCTGATTGGCAGGGCCTCCACAGGAAGTGCTctatttgttgttgtggtggcaGCGTGCTCAGCTTCTTGGGTGACCGGGCTGGTGTTTGGGAGCATCCCTGTCATCTATGCCTGGATCAA gtATGACAGTGCAGAGATGCTGTGTGCCGTTTTCTGGGAGAGCAGCTACTCAGACATGTTGGTCTACATTCTCTGTGCTTTCTCCGTCTGTatcttcctccccttcctcctcatcatcgtcTGCTCCCTGCTGAGTGCCATCGGCTGCGGCTCCAACTCAAACAG tgatGATGAAGCAGACCTGTCTGCAGTCACTCCTCTGCTGGTGGCCTCCTACGTGCTCTGCTACACTCCCTTTGTTGTGTCTGAG CTGATCCTGTTGGGAAGACTGGACCTGTCACCGGCACCCGATTGGTTAAGGACATTGTCATCAGTGATGTCTTACCTGGACTGTGGTCTGAACCCTCTGATCTACTGCTCCCACCAGGACTTCAGGGAGGCGGGCCTGGCCCTGTTGTGGACCAATAGAAAACCCCTGTCAGAGCCTGTGCTCACTGCCATCACTAAACATGAGCTGTAA
- the tmem187 gene encoding transmembrane protein 187, with the protein MRWALLHVSLPFLFCVMVANTSLFDGAAVDLSYDHYAERRVEYLPLFLAMPCNCAVNVLYILMGVFWLRSRAGEGEQSRYLRRVFALMAILYAPVQWTRLALLRRAPAVLDQWFTLPIFAWVPVWISFIERGPAKWRASHAAAAEACSLLSYGLALVHERGFDVALCCHVAVAVFRGVRVQRTHGNGRTRAYLLLAMLSCAGFVLLKLLDHWLARYRLLQRFTGHFWSKVCDVLQFHFSFCFLSTLTHRAREKSAARRR; encoded by the coding sequence ATGAGGTGGGCTCTGCTCCACGTGTCGCTGCCTTTCCTCTTCTGTGTGATGGTGGCCAACACCAGCTTGTTTGACGGAGCGGCGGTGGACTTGTCCTACGATCACTACGCGGAGCGACGGGTGGAGTATCTGCCGCTCTTCCTGGCCATGCCCTGTAACTGTGCGGTGAACGTGCTTTACATCCTCATGGGTGTGTTCTGGCTGAGGAGCCGAGCAGGGGAGGGGGAGCAGAGCCGCTACCTGAGACGAGTGTTCGCCCTCATGGCCATCCTGTACGCGCCTGTGCAGTGGACGCGCTTGGCGCTGCTGCGGCGCGCCCCCGCCGTGCTGGACCAGTGGTTCACGCTCCCGATCTTCGCGTGGGTTCCGGTGTGGATCAGCTTCATCGAGCGCGGCCCCGCCAAGTGGCGCGCGTCTCACGCGGCCGCGGCGGAAGCGTGCTCGCTCCTCAGCTACGGCCTGGCGCTGGTGCACGAGCGCGGCTTCGACGTCGCGCTGTGCTGTCACGTGGCCGTCGCCGTGTTCCGGGGAGTGCGCGTGCAGCGGACTCACGGGAACGGCCGGACGCGCGCGTACCTGCTCCTGGCGATGCTGTCGTGCGCGGGCTTcgtgctgctgaagctgctggacCACTGGCTGGCCCGGTACCGGCTGCTCCAGCGCTTCACCGGACACTTCTGGTCCAAGGTGTGCGACGTGCTGCAGTTCCacttcagcttctgtttcctgaGCACGCTGACGCACAGGGCGCGGGAGAAGAGCGCAGCGCGCCGCCGCTGA
- the saraf gene encoding store-operated calcium entry-associated regulatory factor has protein sequence MKRLTAALFQLLMLGLVESWNEGSVLLRDVQVLTLYKDRYTRAQRSKPIPQLQCVGGSAGCQAFVPDVVQCQNKGWDGVDVQWECKTDMEHAYRFGRIEVSCEGYNHPADDYILKGSCGLEYSLELTEEGRRKTQGSRGSNSGYNAFGGLGGFASSFFSGFSGPKQQPQQHSHQSSHPSHSEDSGGLLVVGVLLLLAYGVYKLFLSGNTAQGGQGGGQDGGQTGYPRDNHHDSTAGPPPPGFKPAFTGYTGANPGYGFHSDYTQRQQFPGGRASTGTGGGFWTGMGTGGVLGYLLGGQRNQPSNYSNYTDSRPPPTHSTSSGTRTASGFGGTKKR, from the exons ATGAAGCGCCTCACTGCGGCTCTCTTCCAGCTGCTGATGCTGGGACTCGTTGAAAGCTGGAATGAAG GCAGCGTGCTGCTGCGGGACGTTCAGGTGTTGACTCTGTACAAGGATCGCTACACCAGAGCCCAGCGCTCCAAGCCCATCCCTCAGCTCCAGTGTGTTGGCGGCTCAGCAGGCTGCCAGGCCTTCGTCCCGGACGTGGTCCAGTGTCAGAACAAAGGCTGGGATGGAGTGGATGTCCAG TGGGAGTGTAAGACTGATATGGAACACGCATACCGGTTTGGTCGCATCGAGGTGAGCTGTGAGGGCTACAACCACCCTGCTGATGACTACATACTGAAGGGCTCCTGTGGGCTGGAGTACTCACTGGAACTTACTGAAGAGGGCAGAAGGAAGACTCAAGGTAGCCGGGGCTCGAACAGTGGATACAATGCGTTTGGAG GTCTCGGGGGCTTTGCCTCCAGTTTCTTCAGCGGCTTCTCAGGACCCAAGCAGCAGCCTCAGCAGCACAGCCATCAGAGCTCCCACCCCTCACACAGCGAGGACTCCGGAGGCTTGCTGGTGGTTGGTGTGCTTCTGCTCTTAGCTTACGGCGTCTACAAGTTGTTCCTCAGTGGGAATACAGCCCAGGGGGGGCAGGGCGGAGGGCAGGATGGAGGGCAGACAGGGTACCCCAGAGACAATCACCATGACTCCACTGCAGGACCACCACCCCCAGGATTTAAGCCTGCCTTCACAG GCTATACTGGGGCCAACCCAGGATACGGTTTTCATAGTGACTACACTCAGAGACAGCAGTTCCCAGGGGGCCGAGCTTCTACCGGCACAGGTGGAGGCTTCTGGACTGGAATGGGGACAGGAGGGGTCCTGGGATATCTCTTGGGTGGCCAGAG aaaTCAGCCGAGCAACTACTCCAATTACACTGACAGCAGacctcctcccacacactccaCTTCCTCTGGGACACGCACTGCTTCAG GCTTCGGAGGAACCAAGAAAAGATAG
- the LOC133027898 gene encoding ankyrin repeat and SOCS box protein 5-like yields MSCERVTSNMTEVPSGAPEVSRKRAAESDPPSEHRPKWKKVCWGILTSQGSWADCSPLHEAACQGRLLALRTLLAQGYHANIITFDHVTPLHEACLSGHVACVRALINAGANVNAATINGATPLYNCCVSGSVSCMELLLQNGAHTHTSHTHFPSALHEACKRGSSECVESLLTHGADPDYEVSHLGSPLYMSCLHQHTACSKILLHRGANVNVGREGDSPLHAAVRQDDTDQVSLLFDYGADVNLRDSNNQRPVELAPQGGKTQQLLQSFEASPRSLYQLCRIQIRNLIGRSRLKDLPSLPLPSLLTHYLEHT; encoded by the exons ATGAGCTGTGAGCGCGTTACGAGCAACATGACCGAGGTCCCGTCCGGAGCTCCGGAGGTGTCCCGGAAAAGAGCCGCCGAGTCCGACCCGCCTTCCGAACATAGACCGAAGTGGAAGAAAGTCTGCTGGGGCATCCTGACCAGCCAAG GATCCTGGGCAGATTGCTCCCCTCTCCATGAAGCAGCTTGTCAGGGTCGACTGCTCGCTCTGCGCACTCTGCTGGCCcag GGATATCACGCCAACATTATCACTTTTGATCATGTGACCCCTCTCCATGAAGCCTGCCTATCTGGACACGTAGCCTGTGTCAGAGCATTAATAAATGCTGGAGCTAAT GTAAATGCTGCTACCATCAATGGCGCCACCCCTCTGTacaactgttgtgtttctggaAGCGTCAGCTGTATGGAACTACTGCTGCAGaatggagcacacacacacacgtcacacacacacttcccgtCAGCTCTGCACGAAGCCTGCAAGAGAG GTAGCAGCGAGTGTGTAGAGTCCCTGCTGACTCATGGGGCAGATCCAGACTATGAGGTGTCCCACCTGGGCTCTCCTCTCTACATGAGCTGTCTGCACCAACACACAGCTTGCTCCAagattctgctgcacagag GAGCCAATGTTAATGTaggcagagaaggagacagTCCTCTTCATGCAGCTGTCAGACAGGACGATACTGATCAGGTGTCACTGCTGTTCGACTATGGAGCTGATGTCAACCTCAGAGACAGCAACAATCAGCGACCTGTGGAGTTAGCACCTCAGGGtggaaaaacacagcagctgctaCAATCATTTGAAG cttctccaaGGAGTCTCTACCAGTTGTGTCGTATCCAGATCAGGAATCTGATTGGTCGATCCAGACTGAAGGAtctcccctcccttcctctgccCTCCCTGCTCACCCACTATCTGGAGCACACAtag